In Oscillatoria acuminata PCC 6304, a single window of DNA contains:
- a CDS encoding amino acid ABC transporter substrate-binding protein, with protein sequence MSKKGLLKLASLCLAIAATACGGPSGQPNGNVATGSQKLAQIQNQGQIVCGVSGELPGFSFVDATGRYAGLDVDICRAIAAAIFDDPDAVEFRNLNAKERFTAVKSGEVDILSRNTTWTLSRDTGAVGLQFAPVVFYDGQGIMVRQNSGITNLAGLDNQAICTQTGTTNEQNIADRMASLGLNYQVVVFEDINVAYATYLQGRCQAVTSDRSQLVSRRSRFPDPEQHLILEETISKEPLAPAVAPGDPNWSDLVNWIIYTTIYAEELGITSENVEEMVNSPNPEITRFLGTEGNLGQELGLTNDFALRVIRHVGNYEEIYNRNLGPETPLNLERGLNRLWTDDGLMYSPPFR encoded by the coding sequence ATGAGTAAAAAGGGATTATTGAAACTGGCGAGTCTATGTTTGGCGATCGCCGCGACTGCTTGTGGGGGGCCATCGGGTCAACCTAATGGAAATGTTGCCACGGGTTCGCAGAAGTTGGCTCAAATCCAAAATCAGGGTCAGATTGTCTGTGGAGTCAGTGGCGAGTTACCGGGATTTAGTTTTGTCGATGCCACCGGCAGATATGCGGGACTCGATGTGGATATCTGTCGGGCGATCGCTGCGGCGATTTTTGACGACCCCGACGCGGTGGAATTCCGCAATCTCAACGCGAAAGAACGCTTTACCGCTGTGAAAAGTGGGGAAGTGGATATCCTCAGTCGGAACACCACCTGGACCCTCAGCCGGGATACCGGGGCCGTGGGGTTGCAATTTGCTCCCGTCGTCTTCTATGACGGACAAGGGATTATGGTTCGCCAAAATAGCGGGATTACCAATCTCGCTGGACTGGACAATCAAGCGATTTGCACCCAAACTGGGACGACTAACGAACAAAATATCGCCGATCGCATGGCAAGTCTCGGGCTCAACTATCAAGTTGTGGTGTTTGAAGATATCAACGTCGCCTATGCCACCTATCTCCAGGGTCGCTGCCAAGCGGTGACGTCCGATCGCTCTCAATTAGTCTCTCGGCGATCGCGATTTCCTGACCCTGAACAACATTTAATTTTAGAAGAAACCATTTCCAAAGAACCCCTCGCCCCAGCAGTGGCTCCAGGAGACCCGAACTGGTCCGATTTGGTAAATTGGATTATTTATACCACCATCTATGCCGAAGAACTCGGGATTACCTCCGAAAATGTCGAGGAAATGGTGAATAGTCCCAATCCTGAAATTACCCGGTTTTTAGGCACAGAAGGTAATTTAGGCCAAGAATTAGGATTGACCAATGATTTCGCCCTGCGCGTGATTCGCCATGTGGGAAACTATGAAGAAATTTACAATCGCAATTTAGGGCCGGAAACCCCTCTCAATCTTGAGCGGGGATTAAATCGATTATGGACTGATGATGGGTTGATGTATTCCCCGCCCTTTCGCTAA
- a CDS encoding glutathione S-transferase family protein, whose amino-acid sequence MGLGLLIDGKWVTEREQEDSGGRFVRPSTTFRNRITAEGSSEYPAVAGRYHLYVSLACPWAHRTLIMRSLKGLESAIGLSVVSPVIDQNSWEFAEYPGMIPDPVNHCDYLWQLYLKADADYSGRVTVPVLWDKETHQIVNNESREIIRMLDTEFEGIAENSIDLYPGDLQGVIDKTLDEIYQPINNGVYRAGFATTQAAYEEGVTDLFDALDHWEGILGKQRYLCGDCLTEADICMFTTLVRFDPVYYVHFKCNIRRIVDYPNLWNYLKELYQHPGIKATCNFDHIKQHYYRSHPKVNPTGIVPKGPIINWDEPHDRSRFG is encoded by the coding sequence ATGGGATTGGGTCTATTAATTGATGGAAAATGGGTAACTGAACGGGAACAGGAAGATAGTGGGGGTCGATTTGTTCGCCCTTCTACCACCTTTCGGAATCGGATTACTGCCGAGGGTTCGAGTGAATATCCGGCAGTGGCTGGACGGTATCATCTGTATGTGTCGTTAGCTTGTCCTTGGGCGCATCGGACCCTGATTATGCGGTCCTTGAAAGGCTTAGAATCGGCAATTGGTCTCTCGGTTGTTTCCCCGGTGATTGACCAAAATAGTTGGGAATTTGCTGAGTATCCGGGGATGATTCCGGATCCGGTAAATCACTGCGATTATTTATGGCAACTGTATCTCAAAGCGGATGCGGATTACAGTGGACGAGTGACAGTGCCGGTTTTGTGGGATAAAGAAACCCATCAAATTGTCAACAATGAATCTCGGGAAATTATCCGAATGTTGGATACGGAATTTGAGGGGATTGCCGAAAATTCTATTGATTTATATCCAGGGGATTTGCAAGGGGTGATTGATAAAACCCTTGATGAGATTTATCAACCGATTAATAATGGGGTGTATCGAGCAGGATTTGCCACCACTCAGGCGGCGTATGAGGAGGGAGTTACGGATTTATTTGATGCGTTGGACCACTGGGAAGGGATTCTGGGAAAACAGCGCTATTTATGTGGCGACTGCCTGACAGAAGCCGATATTTGTATGTTTACCACCCTGGTGCGGTTTGATCCGGTTTATTATGTGCATTTCAAATGTAATATCCGGCGAATTGTCGATTATCCTAATTTGTGGAATTATCTCAAGGAGTTGTATCAACATCCGGGAATCAAAGCTACTTGCAATTTTGACCATATTAAGCAGCATTATTATCGCAGTCATCCGAAAGTCAACCCCACGGGAATTGTTCCTAAAGGACCGATAATTAATTGGGATGAACCGCACGATCGCAGTCGGTTTGGTTAA
- a CDS encoding amino acid ABC transporter permease, with translation MRRLWRDRRFWFIAIQAVAVVLIVILGVTLWQNLQRNLQQQGMTLGFDFLDSQAAFDIGETLISYDRSSTYARALLVGLLNSLRVMAVGIILATVVGITVGVGRLWDNWLLRKLSLLYVEIIRNTPLLLQLFFWYSAVFLSLPGIQDVIELPLRIYLSQQVVAFPLPWTIPEVLENGQIVGGLQLSPELSALVLGLSLYTAAFIAEIVRAGIESVPKGQWEAAKSLGLNPSLMLRLVIFPQALRTMIPSLTSQYLNLAKNTSLAIAIGYPDIYFVASTTFNQTGRAVEVMILLMATYLTISLLISLFLNFYNKKVQLKER, from the coding sequence ATGAGAAGATTGTGGCGCGATCGCCGATTTTGGTTTATTGCCATCCAAGCTGTCGCCGTTGTTTTAATTGTCATATTGGGGGTAACCCTTTGGCAAAACTTGCAGCGGAATTTACAGCAACAAGGCATGACTCTGGGATTTGATTTTTTAGACTCTCAGGCAGCGTTTGATATTGGCGAAACCCTGATTTCTTATGACCGGAGTTCTACCTATGCGAGAGCTTTATTGGTCGGATTACTCAACTCCTTACGAGTGATGGCGGTGGGAATTATTCTGGCAACGGTAGTGGGGATTACCGTGGGAGTCGGACGATTGTGGGATAATTGGCTGTTAAGAAAACTTTCGTTACTGTATGTGGAAATTATCCGCAATACGCCTTTATTGCTGCAATTATTTTTCTGGTATTCGGCGGTTTTCTTAAGTTTGCCTGGGATTCAAGATGTCATAGAATTGCCGTTGAGGATTTATTTGAGTCAGCAAGTTGTTGCCTTTCCTCTGCCTTGGACGATACCCGAAGTGCTGGAGAATGGACAAATTGTGGGGGGATTACAACTGTCTCCGGAATTATCCGCCTTGGTGCTAGGATTGAGTCTTTATACGGCAGCATTTATTGCAGAAATTGTGCGCGCGGGGATTGAATCGGTGCCAAAAGGACAGTGGGAAGCGGCAAAATCCCTGGGTTTGAATCCCAGTTTAATGTTGCGCTTGGTGATTTTTCCCCAAGCGTTGCGAACGATGATCCCCTCTCTGACGAGTCAATATCTGAATTTAGCGAAAAATACCAGTTTAGCGATCGCGATCGGTTATCCGGATATTTATTTTGTCGCCTCCACCACGTTTAATCAAACGGGACGGGCGGTGGAAGTGATGATTCTGTTGATGGCAACCTATTTGACGATTAGTTTATTAATTTCTCTGTTCCTTAATTTTTATAACAAAAAAGTTCAACTGAAAGAACGCTAG
- a CDS encoding amino acid ABC transporter permease produces MDSKAELPPVTPKLSPWIWARKNLFNTWYNSILTVICLGLIYQLGGGFLHWAIALADWQVIGVNWRLFLVGRYPPQLYWRVGMATGVIAGAAAFSFWAIRWRSRWVQWIPLAWILAFPVILWFIGGGLGLRQVQSQLWNGLLLTLVTAIVSIVLSFPAGVLLALGRQSSLPVLRWLCILYIEIVRGLPLIGILFMAQVMLPLFLPMEMRLDRVMRAIAGLSLFSAAYMAENVRGGLQSVPRGQIEAAKALGLATPWVISLIVLPQALRAVIPAIVGQFIGLFKDTSLLALVGLVELTGMARSILAQPEFIGDYAEVYIFVGLIYWIFCYGMSLASRRLEQKLAQGKS; encoded by the coding sequence ATGGATAGCAAAGCCGAACTCCCACCTGTTACACCGAAACTTTCTCCCTGGATTTGGGCGAGAAAAAATTTATTTAATACTTGGTACAACAGTATCCTGACGGTGATTTGTCTGGGGTTGATTTATCAACTTGGGGGCGGATTTTTGCATTGGGCGATCGCCTTGGCAGATTGGCAAGTGATTGGGGTCAACTGGCGGTTGTTTTTAGTCGGAAGATATCCCCCCCAACTCTATTGGCGCGTCGGCATGGCAACGGGAGTAATCGCTGGCGCTGCTGCCTTTTCTTTCTGGGCGATTCGCTGGCGTTCCCGATGGGTTCAATGGATTCCTTTGGCCTGGATTTTAGCGTTTCCGGTGATTCTTTGGTTCATTGGTGGGGGATTGGGACTGCGACAGGTTCAGAGTCAGTTATGGAATGGATTATTGCTCACCCTGGTGACGGCCATTGTGAGTATTGTTTTGTCATTTCCAGCGGGAGTTTTGTTAGCATTAGGACGGCAAAGTTCTCTCCCGGTGTTGCGCTGGTTGTGCATTCTCTATATTGAAATTGTCCGGGGATTGCCGTTAATTGGGATTTTGTTTATGGCGCAGGTGATGTTACCGTTGTTTTTGCCGATGGAGATGCGTCTCGATCGCGTCATGCGGGCGATCGCTGGGTTGAGTCTGTTTAGTGCCGCTTACATGGCAGAAAATGTCCGAGGGGGTTTGCAATCTGTCCCTCGCGGACAAATTGAAGCAGCGAAAGCGTTGGGATTGGCAACCCCTTGGGTGATTTCGCTGATTGTCTTACCCCAAGCATTACGCGCCGTGATTCCCGCCATTGTGGGGCAGTTTATTGGATTATTTAAAGATACCTCTTTACTGGCGCTGGTGGGTTTAGTAGAATTAACAGGGATGGCGCGATCGATTCTGGCTCAACCTGAATTTATCGGGGACTACGCTGAGGTCTACATTTTTGTAGGCTTAATTTACTGGATTTTCTGCTATGGAATGTCCCTTGCCAGTCGCCGGTTAGAGCAAAAATTAGCCCAGGGGAAATCCTAA
- a CDS encoding GAF domain-containing protein encodes MSDWSLRQVADRLAKTLNQDLLIRQTTLELREILNVNRILLYYFYSPWKGQVTFESVSAPQFSIIGQSGPDQCFGDEYAALYLQGRVRAISNIETEPINECHREFLRTLQVKANLVVPVLSPIGLWGLLVAHHCEDTRLWSLDDIKRMKNAAETLGTAATIRDS; translated from the coding sequence ATGTCTGATTGGAGTTTGCGACAGGTTGCTGACCGTTTAGCGAAAACCCTAAACCAGGATTTATTAATTCGACAAACCACCTTGGAATTAAGGGAAATTCTCAATGTTAATCGGATTTTATTATATTACTTTTATTCCCCTTGGAAAGGACAAGTCACCTTTGAATCCGTGAGTGCACCTCAATTTTCTATCATTGGACAAAGTGGACCCGACCAATGTTTTGGAGATGAATATGCCGCTTTATATTTGCAAGGACGAGTCCGGGCCATTTCTAATATTGAAACTGAACCCATTAACGAATGTCATCGAGAGTTTCTGCGAACCCTTCAAGTTAAAGCTAACTTAGTGGTGCCTGTTCTTTCCCCGATCGGATTATGGGGATTGCTTGTAGCGCATCACTGCGAGGATACTCGACTCTGGTCTTTAGATGATATCAAACGGATGAAAAATGCCGCAGAAACTTTAGGGACTGCTGCCACAATTCGAGATAGTTAA
- a CDS encoding amino acid ABC transporter ATP-binding protein gives MTLDKQPIIIAKDVQKWYGQYHALRGVSLTIDPGEVVVIMGPSGSGKSTFIRTFNALEDYQKGRIEIDGIELSNDLKNIDNIRREVGMVFQQFNLFPHLTVLQNVTLAPKWVRRWSKVKAEEVGMQLLERVGILEQARKYPGQLSGGQQQRVAIARALAMQPKIMLFDEPTSALDPEMVREVLEVMRDLATSGMTMVVVTHEVGFAREVADRVVFMDSGTVIEVATPTNFFQNPQEERTRQFLSQIL, from the coding sequence ATGACCCTAGATAAACAACCGATTATTATTGCCAAAGATGTCCAAAAATGGTATGGACAGTATCACGCTTTGCGCGGAGTTAGTCTAACCATTGACCCAGGAGAAGTTGTGGTCATTATGGGCCCATCAGGTTCCGGTAAATCGACCTTTATCCGGACCTTTAATGCCCTAGAAGACTATCAAAAAGGACGAATTGAAATTGATGGCATTGAACTCTCCAATGACTTGAAGAATATTGATAATATTCGCCGGGAAGTGGGGATGGTTTTTCAGCAGTTTAATCTCTTCCCACACCTCACCGTCTTGCAAAATGTGACCTTAGCCCCCAAATGGGTGCGCCGATGGTCTAAGGTTAAAGCAGAGGAAGTGGGGATGCAGTTATTGGAACGGGTGGGAATCCTGGAACAAGCGCGGAAATATCCAGGGCAGTTATCGGGAGGACAACAGCAACGAGTGGCGATCGCCCGCGCCTTGGCAATGCAACCGAAAATCATGCTATTTGATGAACCCACCTCCGCCTTAGACCCAGAAATGGTCCGAGAAGTCCTAGAAGTCATGCGGGATTTGGCAACCTCTGGGATGACAATGGTTGTGGTAACTCATGAAGTCGGATTTGCCCGAGAAGTGGCCGATCGCGTCGTGTTTATGGATAGTGGAACGGTCATCGAAGTGGCAACACCGACTAACTTTTTCCAAAATCCCCAAGAAGAACGAACCCGGCAATTTTTATCCCAAATTTTATAG
- a CDS encoding SemiSWEET transporter, with protein sequence MNEQTITIIGLLAGTLTTLAFVPQVLQTWKSKSTKDVSLNTFLMFCTGIFLWLIYGLFKQDIAIILANFITFILASIILGLKLKYK encoded by the coding sequence ATGAACGAACAGACCATTACAATTATAGGATTGCTCGCCGGAACGTTAACAACGTTGGCCTTTGTCCCTCAAGTTCTCCAAACTTGGAAATCTAAATCCACCAAGGATGTCTCATTAAATACTTTTTTAATGTTCTGCACCGGGATTTTTCTCTGGCTGATTTATGGTTTATTTAAACAAGATATTGCAATAATTTTAGCTAATTTTATCACTTTTATTTTGGCTTCGATTATTTTAGGTCTGAAATTAAAATATAAATAG
- a CDS encoding filamentous hemagglutinin N-terminal domain-containing protein, which translates to MKIWWRFGSSQGFRTSALWGIAVLLSTVPFNLAQAQILPDSTLPEASRVTGNGNTFTIEGGTVGSGNLFHSFSEFSLPTGLEAHFNNSLEIQNIFTRVTGAKISNIDGLIRANGTANLFFLNPNGIIFGPNARLQIGGSFFTSSAESLLFDSGAEFSASNPTETPLLTLRVPVGLQMGSNPGEIQVNGAGISDTLPTDNLGLSVAPGQTLGFIGGNVTFSGGIATAPSGRIEVGSLRNGIAEIVPLPLGYKLQYDALASEFQDIKLLAGASLFSPSLFVNPDSEIQITGRSLNLNASQIASVTSQEANGTPINIRTSESVQMGGTLNTIFPYSSWIVTQVGENATGSGGDIAIASPKIALSDGAKIQTISEGSGNAGNIAIAAPESLEIIGFAIPPNLVTDPTQITNEILFAQYTNSRISSENYASGAGGNVRVSTGNLTAGGGGQIATLVGVDATGKGGEITVDADTIAADGVLFFNPIAFSGIGSYTLGNGVGGDVNLVARQVNLNNGAEIFSWSQGTQPGGNLRANISESFVATEVNPLAPLLFSGLVTYTIGEANSGNLELSADRISLLNGGKIATVALITQLSNNPTSQVPAGNSGDVTVTADTIQLSSTSFLQPESSSLIATIMLGSGNAGDVSVVTRQLSITEGATVASSSVASFLGLGLPLPGAGSGNGGNVTVQASELIEVLGENPFYPQNSFLGALSVGTGNTGNVFVSSPRILLKDGGSIFSSTTATGNSGQLRVEAGDIRIEGVTPRGTVSQLGANAIVFPEEFQQIYFLPALPTGNTGTVIVNADRITLSDGGTLSVQHPGTGNAGTLQVNVDRLTLDRGGNINATTAFGFGGNVELHVADSLQLSNGSQITVAALGDLGDGGNLQIDSDTIAALSQSQISANAVGGNGGNINIRTDGLFLSPNSQITASSQFGLDGEIAIKTPDATSADGLVDLSAEFSDPSGQIVAGCAADEGNQLIVTGRGGLPEDPTQPFMGSTIWHDLRPVPNLADVEKLGDRSSLPQPSQQRDRTPPVVEAKGWTRNSQGHLVLTAASPNPDLFIPHFCR; encoded by the coding sequence ATGAAAATCTGGTGGCGATTCGGTTCGAGTCAAGGGTTCCGTACATCGGCGCTGTGGGGAATCGCGGTACTATTAAGCACTGTCCCCTTCAACCTCGCACAAGCACAAATCCTTCCCGATTCTACCTTGCCCGAAGCTTCCCGCGTCACAGGCAATGGCAATACGTTTACCATCGAAGGCGGAACCGTCGGGTCGGGTAATTTATTCCACAGCTTTAGCGAATTTTCTCTGCCCACAGGGTTGGAAGCCCATTTTAACAATTCCCTCGAAATTCAAAATATCTTCACTCGCGTCACCGGGGCGAAAATCTCTAACATTGATGGGTTGATTCGCGCCAACGGTACCGCCAATCTCTTCTTTTTAAATCCCAACGGGATTATTTTCGGACCCAATGCCCGATTGCAAATCGGCGGGTCATTTTTCACCAGCAGCGCCGAAAGTTTATTATTTGATTCCGGCGCAGAATTTAGCGCCAGCAATCCCACAGAAACTCCCTTACTTACCCTGCGAGTACCCGTAGGTTTGCAAATGGGCAGCAACCCCGGAGAAATTCAGGTAAACGGGGCGGGAATTTCCGATACTCTCCCTACCGATAATTTAGGATTGAGCGTTGCCCCGGGTCAAACGTTAGGGTTTATAGGCGGGAATGTCACCTTTTCCGGAGGAATTGCCACAGCCCCATCGGGACGAATTGAAGTAGGAAGTCTCAGAAATGGCATTGCAGAAATTGTCCCGTTACCCCTGGGTTACAAACTTCAGTATGACGCTCTCGCCAGTGAATTTCAAGACATTAAACTGTTAGCTGGAGCTTCTCTCTTTTCTCCCAGCCTTTTCGTCAATCCCGATAGCGAAATTCAAATAACCGGAAGAAGTCTGAACTTAAACGCCTCCCAAATTGCCAGCGTGACTTCTCAAGAAGCAAACGGCACTCCGATTAACATTCGCACCTCGGAATCGGTGCAAATGGGAGGGACGCTTAACACTATTTTTCCGTATAGTTCTTGGATCGTCACGCAAGTCGGAGAAAATGCCACAGGTTCAGGCGGCGATATTGCGATCGCTTCTCCAAAAATCGCCCTCAGCGACGGGGCAAAAATTCAAACGATCTCAGAGGGCAGTGGAAATGCGGGAAATATAGCGATCGCCGCCCCCGAATCCTTAGAAATAATCGGATTTGCCATTCCCCCCAATTTAGTGACCGATCCGACACAAATCACGAACGAAATTCTCTTCGCTCAATATACTAACAGTCGTATTTCTAGCGAAAATTATGCCAGCGGTGCCGGAGGAAATGTACGAGTCTCCACTGGTAACTTAACGGCTGGGGGTGGCGGACAAATTGCCACCCTAGTCGGGGTGGATGCAACGGGAAAAGGCGGCGAAATTACCGTAGATGCCGATACGATCGCTGCCGATGGCGTCCTATTTTTTAATCCGATTGCCTTTAGTGGGATTGGCAGCTACACGTTGGGCAATGGAGTTGGAGGTGATGTCAACCTAGTTGCCAGACAAGTCAACCTCAACAACGGAGCGGAAATTTTTTCTTGGTCTCAGGGCACTCAACCGGGGGGAAATCTGCGCGCCAACATCAGCGAGTCTTTTGTTGCCACAGAAGTCAATCCTTTAGCCCCACTCTTGTTCAGCGGTTTGGTCACCTATACCATCGGCGAGGCAAACTCCGGCAATCTCGAACTGTCTGCCGATCGCATCTCCCTGTTGAACGGCGGTAAAATTGCCACTGTCGCCCTGATCACGCAACTTTCTAACAATCCCACCTCACAAGTGCCAGCAGGCAATAGCGGAGATGTTACGGTTACGGCAGATACGATTCAGTTAAGCAGCACTAGCTTCCTACAGCCAGAGAGTTCTAGCCTGATTGCCACGATTATGCTCGGTTCGGGAAATGCTGGAGATGTGAGCGTTGTGACGCGTCAACTCAGCATCACCGAAGGCGCAACCGTTGCATCAAGTTCGGTGGCCTCATTTTTAGGGTTGGGACTCCCCTTGCCCGGGGCGGGATCGGGGAACGGCGGTAACGTCACAGTACAGGCAAGCGAATTGATAGAAGTGTTGGGCGAAAATCCTTTTTACCCCCAAAATAGCTTTTTGGGAGCGTTGAGTGTTGGAACCGGGAATACAGGTAACGTGTTTGTGAGTTCCCCTCGCATTCTGCTCAAAGATGGCGGATCGATTTTCTCCAGCACTACAGCAACGGGGAATTCCGGTCAGTTGCGAGTGGAGGCAGGAGACATTCGGATTGAAGGGGTAACGCCAAGGGGGACGGTTTCTCAGCTTGGAGCCAATGCGATCGTGTTTCCTGAAGAGTTTCAACAGATTTATTTCTTGCCTGCATTACCCACCGGCAATACGGGAACGGTGATCGTCAATGCCGATCGCATCACCCTCAGCGATGGAGGGACTCTCAGCGTTCAACATCCTGGGACGGGGAATGCCGGAACCTTGCAAGTCAATGTCGATCGCCTCACGCTCGATCGCGGTGGCAATATCAATGCTACCACTGCCTTCGGTTTCGGAGGCAATGTGGAACTTCATGTCGCCGATTCGTTGCAGTTAAGCAATGGCAGTCAAATTACGGTGGCGGCATTGGGCGATCTCGGCGATGGCGGGAACTTACAGATCGATAGCGACACGATCGCCGCTTTATCCCAAAGTCAGATTAGCGCCAATGCGGTGGGGGGCAATGGTGGCAATATCAACATTCGCACCGACGGATTGTTTCTCTCTCCCAATAGTCAAATTACGGCTTCTTCCCAATTTGGGCTGGATGGCGAAATTGCGATCAAAACTCCCGATGCCACCTCTGCTGACGGATTGGTAGATTTATCCGCCGAGTTTAGCGACCCCAGCGGTCAAATTGTCGCCGGATGCGCCGCCGATGAGGGCAATCAATTGATTGTTACCGGACGCGGCGGTTTGCCTGAAGACCCCACGCAACCCTTTATGGGAAGTACGATCTGGCACGATTTGCGTCCTGTGCCAAATCTGGCGGATGTGGAAAAACTTGGCGATCGCTCCAGTTTGCCTCAACCCTCTCAGCAACGCGATCGCACCCCCCCAGTGGTGGAAGCAAAAGGATGGACTCGCAATTCCCAGGGTCATCTGGTTTTAACCGCCGCCTCTCCCAATCCCGATCTTTTCATCCCCCATTTTTGCCGATAA
- a CDS encoding B12-binding domain-containing radical SAM protein encodes MTPSIFDAEHLLFIPATADADAIPVIYAFPNEYTVGITSLGYQIVWATLATRGDLQVSRLFTDLHEPLPGEPELLGFSVSWELDYVNILGLLESLDIPIRASNRQESHPLIFGGGPVLTANPEPFADFFDVILLGDGENLLGEFVDGYQQVRKAGRLQQLRHLAQIPGVYVPSLYEVTYHSPEGAIASIHPIDSDIPETVAKQTYRGNVLSTSSVVTEKAAWPDIFMVEVVRSCPEMCRFCLASYLTLPFRTASLETSLIPAIERGLQVTRRIGLLGASVTQHPEFNQLLDYLNQPQFEDVRLSIASVRTNTVTPELAQTLANRGTKSLTIAIESGSERVRKIVNKKLENQEITQAAVNAKAGGLTGLKLYGMSGVPGEELEDLEATVQLLQSLKKSAPGLRLTFGCSTFVPKAHTPFQWFGVNPQAEKRLKKLQKELGKSGIEFRPESYNWSVIQALISRGDRRLSSLLELVRNYGETLGSYRRAFKELRGTLPDLDFYVHENWESTQILPWNHILGPLPVSTLQKHLAEATSYFPAAKKIISPVS; translated from the coding sequence GTGACTCCTTCTATCTTTGATGCTGAACATCTGTTATTTATTCCAGCGACTGCGGATGCTGATGCAATTCCAGTTATTTATGCCTTTCCCAATGAGTACACGGTTGGGATTACTAGCTTAGGCTATCAAATCGTTTGGGCGACCCTGGCAACACGCGGGGATTTGCAAGTGTCTCGCTTGTTTACGGATCTCCATGAACCCTTACCTGGAGAACCCGAATTGTTAGGTTTTTCCGTGTCTTGGGAATTGGATTATGTGAATATTTTGGGATTATTAGAGTCTCTGGATATTCCGATTCGGGCATCCAATCGCCAGGAATCGCACCCCTTAATTTTTGGCGGGGGTCCGGTTTTGACGGCGAATCCTGAACCCTTTGCTGACTTTTTTGATGTAATTTTACTCGGGGATGGGGAAAATCTCCTCGGTGAATTTGTGGACGGGTATCAGCAAGTCCGCAAGGCAGGGCGACTGCAACAATTGCGGCATCTGGCGCAAATTCCTGGGGTGTATGTCCCGAGTTTGTATGAAGTCACCTATCACAGTCCCGAGGGGGCGATCGCCTCAATTCACCCCATTGATTCCGACATTCCCGAAACTGTCGCCAAACAAACCTATCGCGGCAATGTTTTATCCACCTCATCTGTAGTAACAGAAAAAGCCGCTTGGCCGGATATTTTCATGGTCGAAGTGGTCAGAAGTTGTCCAGAAATGTGTCGGTTTTGTTTAGCGAGTTATCTAACTTTACCCTTTAGAACCGCCAGTTTAGAAACCTCCTTAATTCCCGCCATTGAACGCGGGTTACAAGTCACGCGGCGGATTGGATTGTTAGGCGCTTCGGTAACTCAGCATCCGGAATTTAATCAACTATTAGATTACCTGAATCAACCGCAATTTGAGGATGTGCGTCTGAGTATTGCCTCAGTTAGAACCAATACCGTTACCCCCGAATTAGCCCAAACCCTGGCAAATCGCGGGACTAAATCCCTAACCATTGCCATCGAAAGCGGTTCGGAACGGGTGCGGAAAATTGTGAATAAAAAGCTGGAAAATCAGGAAATTACCCAAGCGGCAGTGAATGCCAAAGCGGGGGGATTAACTGGTTTAAAACTGTATGGAATGTCTGGAGTTCCTGGGGAGGAATTGGAGGATTTGGAGGCAACGGTGCAACTGTTGCAGTCCCTGAAAAAATCTGCACCGGGTTTACGTCTGACCTTTGGCTGTAGTACCTTTGTCCCGAAAGCGCATACCCCATTTCAGTGGTTTGGGGTGAATCCGCAAGCGGAAAAACGGTTAAAAAAGTTACAGAAAGAATTAGGGAAATCGGGGATAGAGTTTCGGCCAGAAAGTTATAATTGGTCCGTGATTCAAGCCTTAATTTCCCGAGGCGATCGCCGCTTATCTTCTCTCTTAGAATTAGTCCGAAATTATGGTGAAACCCTTGGCAGCTACCGTCGCGCCTTTAAAGAATTGCGGGGAACATTGCCAGACTTAGACTTTTACGTTCACGAGAATTGGGAATCAACCCAAATCTTACCCTGGAATCATATTTTAGGACCCTTACCTGTCTCTACGTTGCAGAAACATCTTGCTGAAGCAACGAGTTATTTTCCTGCTGCGAAAAAAATAATTTCCCCAGTAAGTTAG
- a CDS encoding CPXCG motif-containing cysteine-rich protein, with amino-acid sequence MQTTAEYYCAYCGEDNVIFVDLSAGSYQSYVEDCQICCQPNVLYLQIDEETLDVEITSDPES; translated from the coding sequence ATGCAGACCACAGCCGAATATTATTGTGCTTATTGTGGCGAAGATAATGTGATTTTTGTAGATTTGAGTGCAGGAAGTTATCAGTCTTATGTCGAAGATTGTCAAATTTGCTGCCAACCGAATGTTTTATACTTGCAAATAGATGAAGAGACCCTGGACGTAGAAATCACCAGCGACCCCGAAAGTTAA